From the genome of Cydia pomonella isolate Wapato2018A chromosome 1, ilCydPomo1, whole genome shotgun sequence:
atataaatgctcaaaaatatttagatgaacaagacatattatattaattacctTCCTTTGTAAGAACACCATTCCAGCCCTCAGATCTTCAAAGGATGTGTTGCTATGGTGTTCCAGTAGATACCAACCCGGCTGAAAATTCTCATCGGAAAGTTTTCCGGAACTATATGTAAcagatatataaaaatagtattttacttCGGTCGTATAGTTAcagaaaatatgataaaaagGCTTGTGATGGAATTTTAATCATGTGGAAAAGCGCAACCTATGCTTGGCTCTGCTGTATATATACAAGAAGGTtataatacaaagaaaaatTGACCAGTTACCCATCAGGGAACAATTCAAGCAGTTCTTCCTCAGGAAATTTGCAGTCATCTCCCTCGGTGGACAGCCCCAAGGGGTCGGGCGGCGTGTAGGCGGCAGGGGACATCGGCCGGCGGCCCCAGGGCAGAGACGGCGGCGTCGCCTCCTCTACCCACACGGCACTCTCCTTCACTGGCCCAATTGATTCGTGATAGCCTACacaatgaaatttatttaaCTAGTCGTTCACCCCAatcgaactgagaactcgcggttcaCCAAAAATAATATAGTTCGGCTCCTTAGCTGGACTTAGTATGGAGGTATGGTCCCATCCGGCAGAAAGCACGAAACTTGACATGCATATAGCTTTTaggtttataagaataaatGAAGTAGAAACGTGCCGAGAAGttataaaacctttttttttcagacaaaCTTTCATAATCTCAAATATTAAAAGgcataatttgaaaactataagTCCTACCAATATacttacaaaaacaatattgtAGAGAATTTCATGGAGAATATACTTCTCCAAGACATTTTTATTGCGGCTTTcagttttcatgaaaatgtataCAAACTAAAATTGGAGATATAAAAGTGGGGGGGGAGTGAAACAATAACTTCTCGGCGTGTTTCTACTTCTATTCATTCTAATAAACCAAAAAGCATGCCAAGTTTTGTGCTTTCTGCCGGATGGCACCATAGTTGAGGCTAAGGAGTCGCACTATTATGTTTAATCGCGATTACGGTAAtgggtatatttttatatacatatatttttaaatagtacTTATAAGGACATATTATATCACGgcttttgatatattttatgtggCTTCCAATGCCAATGCCAAAtatatccccacgcacgccttataaatgaccgggcttaaaaacccgaaataataaaacatatatgTATGTGCAGTTATGGTGCAGTTCTAACCTCATATGTAGTATGCCTGTTATTAATATGTTATACAAAATAACGATATATCTAACTGCActatatgaatttataaaaaaaatgtagtgcacACATGTGgcagtatatttttattttttaactactCAACTATGGCAAAGTGTAAAGGCTGGATTTTAAGTTTTGGAGTGcatgtatttataatatgttgGGTGCCTGTCATATCTTGCATTCCGTACACAAACTACTGAGTCAGTACAATGATTAATAACTTTAATCTATTACCAATACTTAGTACACCACTTTATTTTAACCATGAACTAAATAGCATACAAAACCTCTGAATTGCACAGTAGAAGTCCCTTCCCCTCCAGATTTGGTAGTGACAATAATATCTCCGCGCCCTTTGCATGCTCCTGAACGCGccacaattttgtttttactcTTCCATTCCGCAGAAAGGAGACAATCACAACCACATATTATGAGACCTGGAAAATAAATTGGTAAGGTAACTGAATATACATTGTAATCAGAGAAGTACaagttaccctaaaaaaagtatctaAAATACAAAAGACAAGAAACTAGGAAGTGAAGTTTCTAAGAATTCTAAGATATCAGATACAAGATACTTTCGGATATGGTATATGAAATACGTATCTTGTATCTAGACAAGATACGTATTTTCTCAATActtttttaagataaaataccTACGTTTTGAAACAAAACtccgttttatttattttaaattgtattactATACAAAACGTTTTTCTTAGTTTAACACACTTCAAGTTCAACACACAACAATAATGCAACACACGCTTGTTGTCAAATTGTTCATAATCAGACACTAAAATTAAACCCACACATTAAATTATGAAGCACAAACACATAAACAATATTGTACAAACAGATAACAtcatattaatattgattaataCCAATCTTCATTGTAAAATACCATATATTTGCTGTTACAACTCCTCTGTGCGAAGGAAAGGAATATCGGATAAATAGAGTCAAATACTATAAACGCCCCTGGAATTACATATAGTAAGTTAAGGCTTTAGGACATATGCAAAGTGTCTACTTGCCTATTAAATCTGTCGCGTTAGTTCCTAGAAATTCGCCCCGAATCGTTACCCTGGTGCCAGGGGGACCTTCTTTTGGAGAAATCCCCGTGACGACGGGCGGAGGACCCATTGCTGTTCTTTtcttcaaattaaaataattttagttgtTTAGTACAAACGCATAACTCCCAATCCAGAATATCAGTGCCACGTACTTTAAATAGtgcaaatttaataattaaaggaAAATCACAATACAacttcaatcaatttttcgtgttatggcttcatcaaggtgttgatgattctgccaatgttgaggttggataagacacggctagtatatgaaatACAACTTCAAAGCAGCTACAATAACTAGTGACATGTCATGCCAAACAAACGTCACATTTGTCACAATCACAACATTCACTTTTTTACATACAGACTTACTTCTAACACTACACGGAAGTTAATATTAACCTAAGAAATAGAATTTTTACAAAGTAAACCTTGGTTTATGTAATGGTGAAAATATATGAATCCATgacaacataaataaattaagtcttattttaatacatcaatgcagtttatttaatgtttattcaataaatgttaATGTAGTATTGGTATCTGAATGTTGGACAAGTTTATGGTATTTTAAGGGCAGTCCAACCGAgaatttttcgccaatctgattaaattgtctgatcaaGTATGCCCGTGCGGACTATAACGTCAATCTGGTTCACCAATTTCACTTTATAGTGCCAATTACAtacacactttatcaggcctgatatcagacccgactTCGGgccgagaaataatatttttccgcttcaccaaatatcagcaattcagcacatcgtttacaatatttgaaatgtaaaaaaatggcttATATACAAAACTATCAAACTTGAACATTGCTGGcaattatagttatatttataattgtaaaggGCCCTCTACACTCGTGCGCGAAGTGAGGTGCGAAGcggcgaacgcgagtgtggatggccttcgcgtcgatttcgcagattgttcacgccttcgcaccttattccccgttttttgtcggtatttagCCCGCGTCAatggagacgcgaagcgcgagtTGGTTAATCTgtaaactgtcataaccttctatggcggctacttggttataggGTGCGAACTTTATCAACCAAAAAATCAATTTGatagttcccagtttgaatcagtgccttgccgcgaactaaatccgatcagctgacgcttcggcgccatcttgccgcgaaccaaactatgaaatcgccgtgaagttgtgcgagtgtggagtctacgtcaacgtcacggtatgttcgctccgcgaagtcgcgccgcgattcacgcgcatagtctgaaGAGGCCTTAAGATTAAAGCGCCAGTTACAATTACACTTCCCGATTTCAGGCCTGATAAttgttttcgtttcacggaatatcagcagcAGCACatcgtttaaaatatttgaaatgtaaaaaatactttgtctctaattgcgaaaaatgttttacgtttgatattttttgcaaatgaaacatttttttacatatcaaatattataaaccatgagttgatatttggtgaagcggaaaaatattatttctaggACCCGAAATcaggtctgatatcaggcctgataaagtgtggatgtaattggcacttaaagCATGCACAATCATATGGCCACAAAATACTAATTCACTCTTTGTAATCGCCTACAATTTATTGCACGATCTGTAGGGGCCTATAATAAAAACTTTGACATTATTACCAGGAGGCCTATTGTGCGAATGTCATTATGGGTTATGTGTATGTGCAAATTAAAAAGAAGTTGTATGTagaaatttagttattttaggggcgttttatgaaatttcagtgaacgttttttttttcggtagtGGTCAAAAATGATATAGGTGCACAAACATACACGGAAATGGCTGAGTCAAACTTAAGGTAATTAAGTAGTTGCTCGTAAAGGTTCATATTTACAACCCGCGTCGACCTACTGACTCACATACCTGTTTTATTTCAGTAAAGTCGATGAATATGGATTTGAGAGGCATGAAGATTTCGATTTCGAGAGCTATGAACAATTCATGTCAGTATACCTACGAGTCCTCGCAACGCGAGCTCAGAAATGGGCCTCACTCCTCGGCGAAGGAAAGTCTGTTAAACGCACTAATACCATCAAAAGATACGTTCGCAAAGGAattccaagtaaatatttatagttttagaTACTCTATGAATTTgctaattttataatatatagaaaataGACGAGTTTTCAACACatctaaattacaattaaaatctgTTATTTATAGGTGAACATAGGCCTGCGGTATGGATGGCAATATCAGAAGCAGAAAAGATGAAAAATCAAAGCCCTGATCTTTATCACAAAATTTTAGACAGACCTTTTGAAAAAGAATTGGTAGATTTAGTGAAAACAGATTTACCTAGGACTTTCccagataatatttatttcacaaagGAAGCTAATCACCAGACACATCTGTTTCATATACTTATAGCATATGCACACAACAACCGTGTGGTTGGCTACTGCCAGGGACTAAACTATATTGCAggtatttcaaatattgttacttATAGTTCAAGAAGCAAGTTTATTTTGCTCTTTTATTAAAGAAGAGTTAATGTCTGGTGAATTTTTCTGTTAAGGCTGGTAGAGGGCAAAAGTTCACCTTATATTATCTCTACTTGATAAGTACTGCATGtaaagtcagcatcaaatagtgAGGGgaaaagtggccaaatatatagCAACACACCTTTGTTATCATAGGAATGTATTGTGGATgctataaattataatgtatataaaattatgtttcAGGTTTATTGCTGCTTGCAACAAAAAGTGAAGAAGTATCATTTTGGTTGCTGAAAGTACTTGTAGAAAAAATTCTTCCCGACTATTACACCAAGACTATGGATGGGTTGATTGTAGATATAGAAGTTTTATCAGAGCTTGTCAAATCTAAAGTACCTGATGTTCATCAACATGTGATAAACTTGGGTGTGTTTCAACAGATTTTGCAATATTATCAGCTATTAGATAACTTGTACATGATAATCTTCATTTGTCAATACTTCAATATCATACAGCTAAAATAGATATCAAAAACATTAAGGATTTTACTCTATatgaaacttacagcgcctaaTATTAGTTTTTCAATATGTGATTCTTTATTTATAAGTCAATTAACTACCTATTATGGACACAACCAATAACATATGACAATAACAGAGGGTTTATCAAAACTACCAAAAAAGacattgaataaatttaaataaataatatgaaatttactaaataacttCTGTTTTAATCAATTACTCTTGGTTTgaatttctaatatttttttcatttcaggACTCCCCTGGGCTGTCATTACCACCAAATGGTTTGTTTGTCTGTTTGCTGAAGTTCTGCCCATAGAGACTGTGCTAAGGATATGGGATTGCCTATTTTATGAAGGCTCTAAAATTCTGTTTAGAGTCTGCCTGACACTAATAAAATCCAACCGGGCAGCAATAATGTCTTGTAATGACTTCACATCATTAGCAGAATGTTTTAAAGCAATTGTGAAAAATGCTAGTGCACTACACTGCCACGAATTCATGCAGGTTAGTGCAACTGGAGGCATGCTCTTTTTCTAATTAATgttacatttatattaaataaaattttaatacattAACAATAAACATACACAATAATTAATAGTATCTGTGAGTTAAAATAACATGGATAAATCAGTTTGTACGCAGACGATActtgtattatatattttatttcggaTCATCAGTTGACGATATTGAATAAAAGGCACAAGAAGGTCTTAATACCCTCCATACCTggtttcaaaataatcttcttactataaacatacaaaaaacgtgagagtcagaatggcgggtgtacctaaataaaatcaaatgaaaagcataccatatttttgtacctaatttgtactatttagtacctcgtttaaaaaaatttgtacctcacggtacgtaaagttatcatcaaaaaacaggtcacccgccatcctgacagtcagaatggcgggtgtactttattacgctatgttcccgtggttattgataaattctataaaagccaaatttttgtaccttttttgtaccttcatattcaattataatatgagtcattttatttgtgagagtcagaatggcgggtgtacctaaataaaatcaaatgaaaagcataccatatttttgtacctaatttgtactatttagtacctcgtttaaaaaaatttgtacctcacggtgcgtaaagttatgatcaaaaaaacaggtcacccgccatcctgacagtcagaatggcgggtgtactttattacgctatgttcccgtggttattgataaattctataaaagccaaatttttgtaccttttttgtaccttcatattcaattataatacgagtcattttatttgtgctttccaagttttactcattttatattttgcttgctattacgattttgcaggcgttataatttttcaagttatcgatttaatttttaagaaaaaacgctaaggtacaattatttttattacgccaggatttagttccttgaatgtttaatctgttaagttcaaataactcagaaaagcaagaaatacaaaaataaatgaggACTTACAGCTCGTTATCGATAATACACCAATAAAGAAATCAATGGAAGAGAAATACCTAGGACTTGTTTTGGATAGTGGTTTCACATGGACACCCCATATAAGATAAAATCAAAACTTTCATCACTGCACGGTTgcctatataatataatgaaatgccTCTCTAAGCAAATTCGCCctaacatatataattatttgaactACCTTAT
Proteins encoded in this window:
- the LOC133519413 gene encoding growth hormone-regulated TBC protein 1-A → MAESNLSKVDEYGFERHEDFDFESYEQFMSVYLRVLATRAQKWASLLGEGKSVKRTNTIKRYVRKGIPSEHRPAVWMAISEAEKMKNQSPDLYHKILDRPFEKELVDLVKTDLPRTFPDNIYFTKEANHQTHLFHILIAYAHNNRVVGYCQGLNYIAGLLLLATKSEEVSFWLLKVLVEKILPDYYTKTMDGLIVDIEVLSELVKSKVPDVHQHVINLGLPWAVITTKWFVCLFAEVLPIETVLRIWDCLFYEGSKILFRVCLTLIKSNRAAIMSCNDFTSLAECFKAIVKNASALHCHEFMQAIFKVPGTLSNSTIAKLRARFAKQRREQLQKEQR